The following coding sequences lie in one Halogeometricum rufum genomic window:
- a CDS encoding aminotransferase class IV → MTDGGDSTGDADAAGESGDGDRLLFHVDGELVPASEATVNVRDRGFAYGDALFETLRAYGGEVFRWEAHANRLDEGAGALQLDHGLSDADLKRRVDETLAANGLSDAYVKLSVTRGVQPGKLTPDPEVDPTVVVQVKPLPRGGRGSDPVWDAPATLQTVKTRRVPDRAIPARAKTHNYLNGILARLELRVSDADEAVMLDDDGHLAEGATSNLFFVRDDALCTPSLEGPVLPGVTRAEVLDIAREEGIPVREGRYRPDDLREATEAFVTNTTWELRPVAAVDGIELGGVSEPSGSEARGTSSPGGPVTTLLSRLFDARVERAHYGD, encoded by the coding sequence ATGACTGACGGCGGTGACTCGACCGGCGACGCCGACGCTGCCGGCGAGAGCGGAGACGGAGACCGACTCCTGTTCCACGTGGACGGCGAACTCGTCCCCGCGTCCGAGGCGACGGTGAACGTGCGCGACAGGGGGTTCGCGTACGGCGACGCCCTGTTCGAGACGCTCCGCGCCTACGGCGGCGAGGTGTTCCGCTGGGAGGCGCACGCGAACCGCCTCGACGAGGGCGCCGGCGCCCTGCAACTCGACCACGGACTGTCGGACGCCGACCTGAAGCGCCGCGTGGACGAGACGCTGGCGGCGAACGGCCTCTCGGACGCCTACGTCAAACTCTCGGTGACGCGCGGCGTCCAACCGGGGAAGCTGACCCCGGACCCCGAGGTGGACCCGACCGTCGTCGTGCAGGTGAAACCCCTGCCCCGCGGCGGCCGAGGGAGCGACCCCGTGTGGGACGCGCCGGCGACGTTGCAGACGGTGAAGACGCGGCGCGTCCCCGACCGGGCGATTCCCGCGCGGGCGAAGACGCACAACTACCTGAACGGCATCCTCGCCCGTCTGGAACTCCGCGTCAGCGACGCCGACGAGGCGGTGATGCTCGACGACGACGGCCACCTCGCCGAGGGCGCGACGAGCAACCTCTTCTTCGTCCGCGACGACGCCCTCTGCACGCCGAGTCTCGAAGGCCCGGTCCTGCCGGGCGTCACCCGCGCCGAGGTGCTGGACATCGCCCGCGAGGAGGGGATTCCGGTCCGAGAAGGTCGCTACCGCCCGGACGACCTGCGCGAGGCGACGGAGGCGTTCGTCACGAACACGACGTGGGAACTCCGCCCCGTCGCCGCGGTGGACGGCATCGAACTCGGCGGCGTCTCCGAGCCCTCGGGGTCGGAGGCACGGGGGACCTCGTCCCCCGGAGGTCCGGTGACGACGCTCCTCTCGCGCCTGTTCGACGCCCGCGTGGAACGGGCGCACTACGGCGACTGA
- a CDS encoding GtrA family protein — MSNSRLTALLSGVRFGKFASVGAVGAVFDVTTTTALIVLFDVLNEYAKLAGAEVAIVVMFFINEHWTFADAGTAEGVLPTLRRLLTSNVVRSGGLAVQFLVVRAFREAGFSYLVLGFDVWELLPIPLAIGASMLLNYVAESVFTWRIAGA, encoded by the coding sequence ATGAGCAACAGCAGACTCACAGCCCTCCTCTCCGGCGTCCGCTTCGGGAAGTTCGCCTCCGTGGGAGCCGTCGGCGCGGTGTTCGACGTGACGACGACGACGGCGCTCATCGTCCTGTTCGACGTGCTGAACGAGTACGCCAAACTCGCCGGCGCGGAGGTGGCCATCGTCGTGATGTTCTTCATCAACGAGCACTGGACGTTCGCCGACGCGGGGACGGCCGAGGGAGTCCTCCCGACGCTTCGGCGACTCCTCACCTCGAACGTCGTCAGAAGCGGTGGCCTCGCCGTCCAGTTCCTCGTCGTCCGCGCGTTCCGCGAGGCCGGGTTCTCCTATCTCGTCCTCGGGTTCGACGTCTGGGAGTTGCTGCCGATTCCGCTCGCCATCGGGGCGTCGATGCTCCTGAACTACGTCGCCGAGAGCGTGTTCACGTGGCGCATCGCTGGGGCGTGA
- a CDS encoding anthranilate synthase component I family protein gives MTDSSAPSVVTRRETFRAAAADAPAGARVPVELHRTVDDPFDAYRRARDDDGDGFFLETTGGQSGWGYFGVDPVERIRVGPDAETVADGDEGRGPTAAASPSLSTLDAALDAESLVRGETGVEVPYPCGLFGWLSYDVARELESLPSLAADDRNLPHLRLGLFDRVAAWEEPRDEEATTLRVTACPTVPDGCDDPADGRLDDLYDRAVERARELADRAVAGDSSVPDAPVAGDEATFESDCGRAAFRDRVERIKRSVRDGDTFQANVSQRLVAPAVVHPVAAYDALRRVNPAPYSGLVEFPEADLVSASPELLVHVAGDRLVTEPIAGTRPRGATDAEDAELERDLTTDEKERAEHAMLVDLERNDLGKVSEYGSVEVSEYRRVDRYSEVMHLVSVVAGRRRPDVSVADAVAAVFPGGTITGAPKPRTMELIDEVESTRRGPYTGSIAAFGFDDRATLNIVIRTLVRVGEEYHLRVGAGVVHDSDPDAEYDETMAKGRALVNAVDEALAAEGRGMRVVDDGDADGDRERGAPTGGAE, from the coding sequence ATGACCGACTCGTCCGCGCCGAGCGTCGTCACCCGACGGGAGACGTTCCGCGCCGCCGCCGCGGACGCCCCCGCGGGTGCGCGGGTCCCCGTCGAACTCCACCGCACGGTCGACGACCCGTTCGACGCGTACCGCCGCGCCCGCGACGACGACGGCGACGGCTTCTTCCTGGAGACGACCGGCGGCCAGTCGGGGTGGGGCTACTTCGGCGTCGACCCCGTGGAGCGAATCCGCGTCGGCCCCGACGCGGAGACGGTGGCCGACGGTGACGAGGGGCGAGGGCCGACCGCGGCGGCGTCGCCGTCGCTCTCGACGCTCGACGCCGCCCTCGACGCGGAGTCGCTGGTCCGCGGCGAGACGGGCGTCGAGGTGCCGTACCCCTGCGGCCTGTTCGGGTGGCTCTCCTACGACGTGGCGCGCGAACTCGAATCGCTGCCGTCGCTGGCGGCCGACGACCGGAACCTCCCGCACCTCCGGCTGGGACTGTTCGACCGCGTCGCGGCGTGGGAGGAACCGCGGGACGAGGAGGCGACGACGCTCCGCGTGACGGCGTGTCCGACGGTCCCCGACGGCTGCGACGACCCGGCCGACGGGCGACTCGACGACCTGTACGACCGCGCCGTCGAACGGGCGCGCGAACTGGCCGACCGGGCCGTGGCCGGCGATTCGAGCGTTCCGGACGCGCCCGTCGCGGGCGACGAAGCGACGTTCGAGAGCGACTGCGGCCGCGCGGCGTTCCGTGACCGCGTCGAGCGAATCAAGCGGTCCGTCCGCGACGGCGACACGTTCCAGGCGAACGTCTCGCAGCGTCTGGTCGCTCCCGCCGTCGTCCACCCCGTCGCGGCCTACGACGCCCTCAGACGGGTGAACCCCGCGCCGTACTCCGGGCTGGTGGAGTTCCCCGAGGCGGACCTCGTGAGCGCGAGTCCGGAACTGCTCGTCCACGTCGCGGGCGACCGACTCGTCACCGAACCCATCGCCGGGACGCGGCCGCGCGGGGCGACCGACGCCGAGGACGCCGAACTGGAACGCGACCTGACGACCGACGAGAAGGAACGCGCCGAACACGCGATGCTGGTGGACCTCGAACGCAACGACCTCGGGAAGGTGAGCGAGTACGGCAGCGTCGAGGTGTCCGAGTACCGCCGCGTGGACCGCTACTCCGAGGTGATGCACCTCGTCAGCGTCGTGGCGGGCCGTCGCCGCCCGGACGTCTCCGTCGCCGACGCGGTGGCGGCCGTCTTCCCCGGCGGCACCATCACCGGCGCGCCGAAACCGCGCACCATGGAACTCATCGACGAGGTCGAATCGACCCGCCGCGGGCCCTACACGGGGAGCATCGCCGCGTTCGGCTTCGACGACCGGGCGACGCTCAACATCGTCATCCGGACGCTCGTCCGCGTCGGCGAGGAGTACCACCTCCGTGTCGGCGCGGGCGTCGTCCACGACTCGGACCCCGACGCCGAGTACGACGAGACGATGGCGAAGGGCCGCGCCCTCGTGAACGCCGTCGACGAGGCACTCGCCGCGGAGGGGCGCGGGATGCGGGTCGTCGATGACGGCGACGCGGACGGGGACCGAGAGCGAGGCGCTCCCACGGGAGGTGCGGAATGA
- a CDS encoding glycosyltransferase, producing the protein MTRSVGIVVPAYRPDLERLADYVAALRSALSPAVVRIELDAPRPDALERLADVPATVNAVDARRGKGAAITAGFEAIADDVDVLAFADADGSTPAPSLASVVEPVVEGDADLSVGSRRHPAADIASHQTFARRRLGDGFAWMARRLLDEQLYDYQCGAKALTTTAWRSVRPHLYEAGFAWDIELIAVAGALGERIVEVPVRWEDRPGSTVSTVDTSYRLARALFSSRHRARLIKEHSLHTFIESTRDHEPALVDRLGETAETPE; encoded by the coding sequence ATGACTCGCTCCGTCGGTATCGTGGTCCCGGCTTACCGACCGGACCTCGAACGTCTCGCCGACTACGTCGCGGCACTCCGGTCGGCGCTCTCGCCTGCGGTCGTCCGAATCGAACTCGACGCGCCGCGCCCCGACGCCCTCGAACGCCTCGCGGACGTGCCGGCGACGGTGAACGCCGTCGACGCCCGACGCGGCAAGGGCGCGGCCATCACCGCGGGGTTCGAGGCGATAGCGGACGACGTGGACGTGCTGGCGTTCGCCGACGCGGACGGGAGCACGCCCGCGCCGTCGTTGGCGTCCGTGGTCGAACCGGTCGTCGAGGGCGACGCAGACCTCTCCGTGGGGTCGCGACGCCACCCGGCGGCCGACATCGCGTCGCACCAGACGTTCGCGCGGCGACGCCTCGGCGACGGCTTCGCGTGGATGGCGCGCCGCCTCCTCGACGAACAGCTCTACGACTACCAGTGCGGCGCGAAAGCGCTCACGACGACGGCGTGGCGGTCGGTCCGCCCGCACCTCTACGAGGCCGGGTTCGCGTGGGACATCGAACTCATCGCCGTCGCCGGCGCACTCGGGGAACGCATCGTCGAGGTGCCGGTCCGCTGGGAGGACCGCCCCGGTTCGACCGTCTCCACCGTCGACACGTCGTACCGACTCGCACGCGCGCTGTTCAGTTCGCGCCACCGCGCACGCCTCATCAAAGAGCACAGCCTCCACACGTTCATCGAATCGACGCGGGACCACGAACCCGCGCTCGTGGACCGACTGGGTGAGACGGCCGAGACTCCCGAATGA
- a CDS encoding calcium/sodium antiporter: MASSVLLSVDTVLLLLGVAALYVGAELLVRAASRLAIGFGVRAAVVGVTVVAFATTAPELAVALLSGFSYSTDLGIGAIVGSNIANIGLVLGISALVRPLDVDEGVLVRHVPFMVAAAALLVLLGMDGRLGAFDGVVLLAVLAVFTGYLLYRIRASRPDAIPVEEVDVDGVNTVSARDVALLLAGLVLLLVGSRWLIQGGQSVLQAYGFDERFVGLTVLAFGTSLPELAASIVSAVKGESQFSIGNVVGSNIYNVLAVLGVLSVLVPVGVPVETLAFDFPALVAFTVVGVALMAYGRTVSRADGAVLVVGYLAFFSLLL, from the coding sequence ATGGCCTCGTCCGTCCTCCTCTCCGTCGACACGGTTCTGCTCCTCCTCGGTGTCGCCGCACTGTACGTCGGGGCGGAACTGCTGGTGCGCGCCGCCTCCCGACTCGCCATCGGCTTCGGCGTCCGCGCCGCCGTCGTCGGCGTCACAGTCGTCGCCTTCGCCACGACGGCCCCCGAACTGGCCGTCGCCCTCCTCAGCGGATTCTCCTACTCGACGGACCTCGGCATCGGCGCCATCGTCGGGTCCAACATCGCGAACATCGGCCTCGTCCTCGGCATCTCCGCGCTCGTCAGGCCGCTCGACGTCGACGAGGGCGTCCTCGTCCGGCACGTCCCGTTCATGGTCGCGGCGGCCGCGCTCCTCGTCCTCCTCGGGATGGACGGCCGACTCGGCGCGTTCGACGGCGTCGTCCTCCTCGCGGTGCTCGCCGTCTTCACCGGCTACCTGCTCTACCGCATCCGGGCGAGCAGACCCGACGCGATACCCGTCGAGGAGGTGGACGTCGACGGCGTCAACACCGTGAGCGCGCGGGACGTGGCACTCCTCCTCGCGGGCCTCGTCCTCCTGCTGGTCGGGTCGCGCTGGCTCATCCAGGGCGGACAGAGCGTCCTCCAGGCGTACGGCTTCGACGAACGGTTCGTCGGTCTCACCGTCCTCGCCTTCGGGACGTCGCTCCCGGAACTCGCCGCCAGCATCGTCAGCGCCGTCAAGGGCGAGTCGCAGTTCAGCATCGGCAACGTCGTCGGGTCGAACATCTACAACGTCCTCGCCGTCCTCGGCGTCCTCTCGGTGCTCGTCCCCGTCGGCGTCCCCGTCGAGACGCTCGCGTTCGACTTCCCCGCCCTCGTCGCGTTCACCGTCGTCGGCGTCGCCCTGATGGCGTACGGTCGGACCGTCTCGCGCGCCGACGGCGCCGTCCTCGTCGTCGGCTACCTCGCCTTCTTCTCGCTGCTCCTGTGA
- a CDS encoding shikimate dehydrogenase, which produces MQVFGLVGNPVGHSLSPPMHEAAYDVCGMDARYVTFEPSPDDVEAAVAGADALGIAGLNVTIPFKQDVLSVVEPDELAARIGAVNTVDFGGETPRGYNTDAAGVRRSFAHHGVELDGRDAVVVGAGGAGRAAAFALADAGAAVHVANRTAERAVELAEDVPGATGSGLAELDRIERADVLVNATSVGMESDETPVPREHLHERLAVLDAVYSPVETRLLRDAAAAGATAIDGAWMLLFQGVEAFERWTGRDAPVDAMNDALRAALE; this is translated from the coding sequence ATGCAGGTGTTCGGACTCGTCGGCAACCCCGTCGGCCACTCGCTGTCGCCGCCGATGCACGAGGCGGCGTACGACGTCTGCGGGATGGACGCGCGCTACGTCACCTTCGAACCGTCGCCCGACGACGTCGAGGCGGCCGTCGCGGGCGCGGACGCCCTCGGTATCGCGGGCCTGAACGTGACCATCCCGTTCAAGCAGGACGTCCTCTCGGTCGTCGAACCGGACGAACTCGCCGCGCGAATCGGCGCGGTGAACACCGTCGACTTCGGGGGCGAGACGCCGCGGGGGTACAACACCGACGCGGCGGGCGTCCGCCGGTCGTTCGCCCACCACGGCGTCGAACTCGACGGGCGGGACGCCGTCGTCGTCGGCGCCGGCGGCGCGGGTCGGGCGGCGGCGTTCGCCCTCGCCGACGCGGGCGCGGCGGTCCACGTGGCGAACCGGACGGCCGAACGCGCCGTCGAACTCGCCGAAGACGTTCCGGGCGCCACCGGAAGCGGACTGGCCGAACTGGACCGAATCGAACGGGCCGACGTCCTCGTGAACGCGACCAGCGTCGGGATGGAGTCCGACGAGACGCCGGTCCCGCGGGAGCACCTCCACGAGAGACTGGCCGTCCTCGACGCGGTGTACTCCCCCGTGGAGACGCGCCTCCTCCGCGACGCGGCGGCCGCCGGGGCGACGGCAATTGACGGCGCGTGGATGCTCCTGTTTCAGGGCGTCGAGGCGTTCGAGCGGTGGACGGGGCGGGACGCGCCCGTCGACGCGATGAACGACGCGCTTCGCGCCGCCCTCGAATGA
- a CDS encoding anthranilate synthase component II — MTTVLVVDNYDSFAYNLVQYVGEFADGVVVRRNDAVDVAGIRELDPDGVVVSPGPGTPADAGVSVPVFRDLSYPTLGVCLGHQALCAALGAPVGHAPEVVHGKPSEIRHDGEGVFAGLPDRFEVGRYHSLAVERADVPDELVETAWTDDDRRVVMGVRRRDRPHVGVQFHPESILTDGGKRIVENFVAACGGDDD; from the coding sequence ATGACCACCGTCCTCGTCGTGGACAACTACGACTCGTTCGCGTACAACCTCGTCCAGTACGTCGGCGAGTTCGCGGACGGGGTGGTCGTCCGCCGCAACGACGCCGTCGACGTGGCGGGAATCCGCGAACTGGACCCCGACGGCGTCGTCGTCTCGCCCGGCCCCGGCACGCCGGCGGACGCGGGCGTCTCCGTCCCGGTGTTCCGCGACCTCTCGTACCCGACGCTCGGCGTCTGTCTCGGCCATCAGGCGCTCTGTGCGGCCCTCGGCGCGCCCGTCGGCCACGCCCCGGAGGTGGTCCACGGCAAGCCGTCGGAGATACGCCACGACGGCGAGGGCGTGTTCGCCGGCCTCCCCGACCGGTTCGAGGTGGGCCGCTACCACTCGCTGGCCGTCGAACGCGCGGACGTCCCCGACGAACTGGTCGAGACGGCGTGGACCGACGACGACCGGCGCGTCGTGATGGGCGTCCGCCGTCGCGACAGACCGCACGTCGGCGTCCAGTTCCACCCCGAGAGCATCCTCACCGACGGCGGGAAGCGAATCGTCGAGAACTTCGTCGCGGCCTGCGGGGGAGACGATGACTGA
- a CDS encoding helix-hairpin-helix domain-containing protein: MGIFDSIKSSLRSLLGRDEGSSTASSQRETRVSVERDTREEVDTESESAVKEPVSEETDAAASTETLVDEEAGREPGEAVEGVDDGTGVGEDAGTEDVIEEAEPADAAGDDGETAAESDTAAEDEAAATGEAESAASTDSMVDDDTEPAEAAEPAEAVGETSSVEEVEADAEAADGTEETSEESVAAETDAAASTESLVDEENADEPTERAEPAEAAGQPPTGEEAAGAEGEPETDESEGADETADDGGAAGEPVENLKGIGPAYAERLADAGVETVADLADADAGSLAEEIDVSEKRVQRWIDRATDGA; the protein is encoded by the coding sequence ATGGGCATATTCGACTCGATTAAGTCGTCGCTGCGGTCGCTTCTCGGCCGCGACGAAGGGTCTTCTACCGCGTCGTCCCAGCGAGAAACCCGCGTCTCCGTCGAACGGGACACGCGAGAGGAGGTCGATACGGAGTCCGAATCCGCCGTGAAAGAACCCGTCTCCGAGGAGACGGACGCGGCGGCGTCGACGGAAACGCTGGTGGACGAAGAAGCGGGTCGCGAACCCGGCGAAGCGGTCGAAGGCGTCGACGACGGCACGGGCGTCGGCGAGGATGCGGGCACCGAAGACGTCATCGAGGAGGCCGAACCCGCCGACGCCGCCGGCGACGACGGCGAGACGGCCGCCGAGAGCGACACGGCCGCCGAGGACGAGGCGGCCGCGACGGGCGAGGCGGAGTCGGCCGCGTCCACGGACTCCATGGTGGACGACGATACCGAACCCGCAGAGGCCGCCGAACCCGCCGAAGCCGTCGGCGAGACGTCGTCCGTCGAGGAGGTCGAGGCCGACGCCGAGGCGGCCGACGGCACGGAGGAGACGTCCGAGGAGTCCGTCGCCGCCGAGACGGACGCCGCCGCGTCCACCGAGTCGCTCGTGGACGAGGAGAACGCCGACGAACCGACCGAACGGGCCGAACCCGCGGAGGCCGCCGGACAGCCACCGACCGGAGAGGAGGCGGCCGGTGCCGAGGGTGAACCCGAGACGGACGAGAGCGAGGGTGCCGACGAGACGGCCGACGACGGCGGTGCCGCCGGCGAACCGGTCGAGAACCTGAAGGGCATCGGACCGGCCTACGCCGAACGCCTCGCCGACGCCGGCGTCGAGACGGTGGCCGACCTGGCGGACGCCGACGCCGGGTCGCTCGCCGAGGAGATAGACGTCTCCGAGAAGCGCGTCCAGCGGTGGATCGACCGCGCGACCGACGGCGCGTAG
- a CDS encoding Rieske (2Fe-2S) protein: MDDARRIVAADEVPSDGTVLFTLRNGSETVEAILTKLDDGAIVAFENACPHWTDVRLDKGSGAYVRNGELVCQKHGATFQRDTGYCDFGPCEGSILSTFDVTVEEGDVYLTDDAFAFEGLGGSGDDDLSSGSRIDFTGS; this comes from the coding sequence ATGGACGACGCGCGACGCATCGTCGCCGCCGACGAGGTGCCGTCGGACGGGACGGTGCTCTTCACGCTCCGGAACGGGTCGGAAACAGTCGAAGCCATCCTCACGAAACTCGACGACGGGGCCATCGTCGCCTTCGAGAACGCCTGCCCGCACTGGACCGACGTCCGCCTCGACAAGGGGTCCGGGGCGTACGTCAGAAACGGCGAACTGGTCTGCCAGAAGCACGGCGCGACGTTCCAACGCGACACGGGGTACTGCGACTTCGGCCCCTGCGAGGGGTCGATCCTCTCGACGTTCGACGTGACCGTCGAGGAGGGCGACGTCTACCTGACCGACGACGCGTTCGCGTTCGAGGGACTCGGCGGGTCCGGCGACGACGACCTGTCGTCGGGCAGTCGAATCGACTTCACCGGCAGTTGA
- a CDS encoding DUF2298 domain-containing protein, with product MEYALVLRWLVLYAALFAAGFPLVARLLPGARGRGAGLAVPAATLVLTVPAYWVGQVAFGLPALLAGVVVLLVASALAAADHDALRAGRLELGVDVPRRAVGDAAVVFGLSFAFLLVVRAFDPGVFPVAGEKFLDFGLLKSLRRAPTLPPEDLWFAGEAVKYYYGGHLVTTLFAWLTATPTRFAYNLALAGFYATLVTAAFELAATVGEDHGLSRRVSGAFAAFFVGFASNLVTAGRFALVFLPEGLRRPVAQMVAARTDYTVSGILEGAAAFSYWDASRVIPGTINEFPLFAWLNGDLHAHMTGTPFLLLAAAVGYAYYRTPEAEVRRRRLLLSTLPVVAGWQAIHNTWSFPSVLALGTLAVVFAPAAPWTLVPGLADAGDRLAARSRLAEELTRVGVALGVTVAGVVVALAVAAPFFLGTAVSGSERTVELLGPEMRSSLGGLLLVHGAFVAAFGAYLLSRLRVRRPVYLVVGLLAAAYVGLDVGLAALAVSVPLLVFGWVALRSDRPVGYETVLIVAGAGLVTLVELVYLNEQAGPGRMNTVFKTYMQVWVLWATAMGVAVPGLIRGVPTAARVTARVRDAAPSVATDGAGGRSWRRVAAVAFACLLVASTGVYGVVAVGNHVERGPPGGTTLDATQFVETSHPEYAEAIDWLDEREGTPVLLEAPGTSFYASGTDGREDVMYNWNANPASSLTGLPTVAGWAHEVGYRGPDAYYGRVADVDAMYTGDAATRARLLREYDVRYVWVGPGERARYGDVSFEMQGVSVAHRSGSVTVYEVTQERLPAANGSVEG from the coding sequence ATGGAGTACGCCCTCGTCCTTCGTTGGTTGGTCCTCTACGCCGCCCTCTTCGCCGCCGGGTTCCCCCTCGTCGCGCGCCTCCTCCCGGGGGCGCGCGGCCGGGGTGCGGGCCTCGCCGTCCCCGCCGCGACGCTGGTGCTCACGGTGCCCGCCTACTGGGTGGGACAGGTCGCGTTCGGCCTCCCGGCGTTGCTGGCGGGCGTCGTCGTCCTCCTCGTCGCGTCCGCCCTCGCGGCCGCCGACCACGACGCCCTCCGCGCGGGTCGCCTCGAACTCGGCGTCGACGTGCCGCGGCGCGCCGTCGGCGACGCCGCCGTGGTGTTCGGCCTCTCGTTCGCGTTCCTCCTCGTCGTCCGCGCGTTCGACCCCGGCGTCTTCCCCGTCGCGGGCGAGAAGTTCCTCGACTTCGGGCTCCTGAAGAGCCTCCGGCGCGCGCCGACGCTCCCGCCGGAGGACCTCTGGTTCGCGGGCGAGGCGGTGAAGTACTACTACGGCGGCCACCTCGTGACGACGCTGTTCGCGTGGCTGACGGCGACGCCGACGCGGTTCGCCTACAACCTCGCGCTGGCGGGGTTCTACGCCACGCTGGTGACGGCCGCCTTCGAACTCGCCGCGACGGTGGGCGAGGACCACGGCCTCTCGCGGCGGGTCAGCGGCGCGTTCGCGGCGTTCTTCGTCGGGTTCGCCAGCAACCTCGTCACCGCGGGTCGGTTCGCGCTGGTGTTCCTCCCCGAGGGCCTGCGGCGACCGGTCGCGCAGATGGTCGCCGCGCGCACGGACTACACCGTCTCGGGGATTCTGGAGGGCGCCGCGGCGTTCTCCTACTGGGACGCCTCGCGGGTCATCCCCGGCACCATCAACGAGTTCCCCCTGTTCGCGTGGCTGAACGGCGACCTGCACGCCCACATGACGGGGACGCCGTTCCTCCTCCTCGCGGCCGCCGTCGGCTACGCCTACTACCGGACGCCCGAAGCCGAGGTTCGCCGGCGTCGCCTCCTCCTCTCGACGCTCCCCGTCGTCGCGGGCTGGCAGGCGATACACAACACGTGGAGTTTCCCCAGCGTCCTCGCTCTCGGCACCCTCGCGGTGGTGTTCGCCCCCGCCGCACCGTGGACGCTCGTCCCCGGACTCGCCGACGCCGGCGACCGACTCGCGGCGCGCTCTCGACTCGCCGAGGAACTGACGCGCGTCGGCGTCGCCCTCGGCGTCACCGTCGCGGGCGTCGTCGTCGCCCTCGCCGTCGCCGCGCCCTTCTTCCTCGGGACGGCCGTCAGCGGCAGCGAACGAACCGTCGAACTGCTGGGGCCCGAGATGCGGAGCAGTCTCGGCGGCCTCCTCCTCGTCCACGGCGCGTTCGTCGCCGCCTTCGGCGCGTACCTCCTCTCGCGCCTCCGCGTCCGCCGTCCGGTGTACCTCGTCGTCGGCCTCCTCGCCGCCGCGTACGTCGGCCTCGACGTCGGACTGGCCGCCCTCGCCGTCTCGGTGCCCCTCCTCGTGTTCGGCTGGGTCGCCCTCCGCTCGGACCGGCCCGTCGGCTACGAGACGGTCCTCATCGTCGCGGGTGCCGGACTCGTCACGCTGGTCGAACTCGTCTACCTCAACGAACAGGCCGGCCCCGGCCGGATGAACACGGTGTTCAAGACGTACATGCAGGTGTGGGTGCTGTGGGCGACGGCGATGGGCGTGGCCGTCCCCGGCCTGATTCGGGGCGTCCCGACGGCCGCACGGGTCACCGCGCGTGTGCGCGACGCCGCCCCGTCCGTCGCCACCGACGGCGCCGGCGGCCGGTCGTGGCGCCGCGTGGCCGCCGTCGCCTTCGCCTGCCTCCTCGTCGCCTCGACGGGCGTCTACGGCGTCGTCGCCGTCGGTAACCACGTCGAACGGGGGCCGCCCGGCGGGACGACGCTCGACGCGACGCAGTTCGTGGAGACGTCACACCCCGAGTACGCCGAGGCGATAGATTGGCTGGACGAACGCGAGGGGACGCCCGTCCTCCTCGAAGCGCCCGGGACGAGTTTCTACGCGTCGGGGACGGACGGGCGCGAGGACGTGATGTACAACTGGAACGCGAACCCGGCGTCGAGTCTGACCGGTCTGCCCACCGTCGCCGGGTGGGCGCACGAAGTCGGCTACCGCGGCCCCGACGCCTACTACGGGCGCGTCGCCGACGTGGACGCGATGTACACCGGCGACGCGGCGACGCGGGCGCGACTGCTCCGCGAGTACGACGTGCGGTACGTCTGGGTCGGTCCGGGCGAACGCGCCCGCTACGGCGACGTCTCGTTCGAGATGCAGGGCGTCAGCGTCGCCCACCGGTCGGGGTCGGTGACCGTCTACGAGGTGACGCAGGAGCGACTGCCGGCGGCGAACGGGTCGGTCGAAGGATAG